GCCAATCCCGCCAATACCGGTGCCAATTACAGCACCAATCTGATCGCGATTTGAATCCGTTATCTGCAAATTAGCATTTTCTACCGCCTGAATTGCCGCAGCCAACGCATATTGCGAAACAATATCCATCCGACGCGCTTCACGCCGCCCAAACCGCTCATTGCCATCAAATTCTTTAACTTCCGCAGCAATCCTGGTTTTATATTCTTCAGCATTAAACTGTGTAATCAACCCAACGCCCGAAATTCCATCAACAATATTTTGCCAGGCTGATTCAACATCATTACCCACAGGGCTAATGCATCCCAAACCTGTAATGACAACTCGATTCTTCATACAGTTCTCCACAATCATGATCTCTAAACGAGAGATTATCTCTGGTCAAAACACTAGAATAGACAAATAGATGCGAAAACAAAACCCGCTAATGAGTAGCGGGTTTT
Above is a genomic segment from Chloroflexota bacterium containing:
- a CDS encoding beta-ketoacyl-[acyl-carrier-protein] synthase II yields the protein MKNRVVITGLGCISPVGNDVESAWQNIVDGISGVGLITQFNAEEYKTRIAAEVKEFDGNERFGRREARRMDIVSQYALAAAIQAVENANLQITDSNRDQIGAVIGTGIGGIG